Proteins from one Acanthopagrus latus isolate v.2019 chromosome 18, fAcaLat1.1, whole genome shotgun sequence genomic window:
- the LOC119008050 gene encoding chitinase-3-like protein 2 encodes MFKLTLTAGLCLIISCLTSSTRLVCYYDSSAENRAEDGKFQVSDIDPNQCTHLIYAFSDINNQHELVPNSEADIQRYESFNGLKTRNPLLKTLLAVGGITFDTRKFSTMASTQQDRTKFVQSVITLLRANGFDGINLDWRYPGGAQSQPEDKQRFTLLTKELKDAFEAEATNRERLIVTASVSAERAIINASYEVTQIAMHLDFINVLTFDFHGPWENVTGHHSPLYRGSQDTGDNIYSNTDSAMQYWQDQGAPSQKLNLGLATYGRAFTLSSASSNVGASISGAGDDGCYTGVEGFWASYETCLYLEDITIQMIPDQKVPYATTENQWVGFDNKDSLDAKVSYLKTNNIGGALVWSMDLDDFSGKFCKQGNFSLISHLHALLIPGFPDLTTSTTAKQTTTTTTPATNMPTTTTTAHPTTTSAPPKTVTSIPATTTKTATITITASSTVTSIILPTTTTTLPPTKSSTVPPTTTTTPHTKTTTKISTKTTTTAPPTTTTTTQITKTTSTPRTTMTANAHTTTTAPPTTTTTTAPPTTTTATPPITATTMTPITTTVPPTTSTTASITTTTAPPTNNSLPYYNHNSSSYYNHNYATFHYVKNAHYHNFPTFHYHNPPYHNYPYHNHNNSQCYNNCPTYNNHNIAPFHNHNCPCHNNSCFYYNHNNPTYYSNNCPTYNNHYHVSYYDNYPIHNNHYNATYHEHNCPYHNNISHYYNHYNVSHYNHNNTTYYHNSP; translated from the exons ATGTTCAAGCTCACTCTGACTGCAG GACTCTGCTTGATCATCTCCTGTCTGA cctcctccaccaGGCTGGTGTGTTACTATGACAGCTCAGCTGAAAATAGAGCTGAGGACGGGAAGTTCCAGGTTTCAGATATCGATCCGAACCAGTGTACACATCTGATCTATGCCTTTTCTGACATTAACAACCAACATGAGCTGGTTCCCAACAGTGAAGCTGACATTCAACGCTATGAGTCCTTTAATGGACTCAAAACCAG GAATCCGCTGCTGAAAACACTGTTAGCAGTTGGTGGTATAACCTTTGACACGAGAAA ATTCAGTACAATGGCATCAACACAACAGGACAGAACAAAGTTCGTCCAGTCTGTCATCACTCTGCTGAGAGCAAATGGTTTTGATGGGATAAACCTTGACTGGAGGTACCCTGGTGGAGCTCAGAGCCAACCAGAGGACAAGCAGAGATTCACACTGCTGACAAAG GAGCTAAAAGACGCATTTGAGGCTGAGGCAACTAACCGTGAGAGATTAATTGTCACTGCGAGTGTGTCTGCTGAGAGAGCCATTATCAATGCCAGTTACGAAGTCACACAGATTgcaat GCACCTGGATTTTATAAATGTGCTGACATTTGACTTTCATGGTCCTTGGGAAAATGTCACAGGACACCACAGCCCCTTATATCGGGGATCCCAAGACACTGGAGACAATATCTACTCAAACACT gaTTCTGCCATGCAGTACTGGCAGGACCAGGGAGCACCTTCACAAAAGCTAAACTTGGGGTTAGCAACATATGGACGTGCTTTTACCCTCTCCTCTGCATCCAGCAATGTTGGAGCATCGATCAGTGGTGCTGGTGACGATGGCTGCTACACCGGTGTAGAGGGATTCTGGGCCTCTTATGAG ACTTGTCTTTACCTTGAAGACATTACAATACAGATGATTCCTGATCAAAAAGTTCCATATGCCACAACAGAAAACCAATGGGTTGGATTTGACAACAAAGACAGCCTTGACGCTAAG GTCAGTTACCTAAAAACTAACAACATTGGAGGAGCTTTGGTCTGGTCTATGGACCTGGATGACTTTAGTGGAAAGTTCTGTAAACAGGGCAACTTCTCCCTCATCAGTCACCTGCATGCTCTCCTGATTCCAG gttttcctGACCTTACCACTTCAACAACAGCCAAGcagacaaccacaacaactacCCCGGCCACAAACATGCCTACTACTACAACCACAGCTCACCCTACCACAACCAGTGCTCCCCCTAAGACAGTCACTTCAATCCCTGCTACAACTACCAAAACTGCTACTATAACAATCACAGCTTCCTCTACAGTGACCTCCATAATCCTGCCTACCACAACTACTACATTACCTCCTACCAAATCCTCTACAGTTCCTCCTACTACAACAACAACCCCCCATActaaaaccacaacaaaaatatctactaaaaccacaacaacagctccccctactacaactacaacaacccAAATTACTAAAACAACATCAACTCCCCGTACCACAATGACAGCAAACGCACATACTACAACAACAGCTCCACCtactacaaccacaacaacagctccccctACTACAACCACAGCAACCCCACCTATAACAGCCACTACAATGACCCCTATTACAACCACAGTGCCCCCTACCACAAGCACAACTGCCTctatcacaacaacaacagcacccCCTACT AACAACAGCCTCCCATACTACAACCACAACAGCTCCTCCTACTACAACCACAACTATGCCACCTTCCACTACGTCAAAAACGCCCACTACCACAACTTTCCCACATTCCACTATCACAACCCCCCCTACCACAACTACCCCTatcacaaccacaacaactccCAATGCTACAACAACTGCCCCACTTACAACAATCACAACATTGCCCCCTTCCACAACCACAACTGCCCTtgtcacaacaacagctgcttctactacaaccacaacaaccccACCTACTACAGCAACAACTGCCccacctacaacaaccactacCATGTCTCTTACTACGACAACTACCCCATCcacaacaaccactacaatgcAACTTACCACGAGCACAACTGCCCTTATCACAACAACATCTCCCACTACTACAACCACTACAATGTCTCCcactacaaccacaacaacaccaCCTACTACCACAACTCCCCCTAA